The genome window TAAATACTATTTTCAAAAGCCTTGAAGTTGGTAAAGGTTATAAAAAAGATATTAGTAGCATTATGGAAGTTGTGAAAAAATACGAATCTTCAAACAAATTCTATACTGCATTGAATGAAATAAATGAATTTCCAACGTATAACAAACAAGAAGAATGGTCTAAACTACAAATGGCACTTACATTTTCATCATTTCTTGGTAAGAATGAAATTTATGAAACCAATCTAAAAAAACTTGAATCAAGAAGTAAACAAAATGACTCAATTTCGGCAATAATAAGAGAAAAAATTGCAACAAATAATGATGTTATTGATACAATTATTAATGAAGCTAAAAAGCATAAAATTGTAATGATAAACGAAAATCATTTTTATCCTAATCATAGAACATTAGTTTCTGATTTATTGGAAAATCTAAAAGAAATCGGTTATAATTATTTAGCTCTGGAAGCACTAAATGACAAACATGATAGCATTTTGAATTCAAACAATTCGTATCCTACTCTTGAAACAGGTTTTTATACCAGTGAACAGAATTATGCCAATCTTATCAGAAAAGCAAAAAAATTAGGATTTAAATTCGTGGCTTATGAAAATGTAGATAACGATAAAAATAGAGAAATTGGTCAAGCTGAAAATTTATATGACAAAACCTTTAAAATCAACCCAAATTGTAAAGTTATTGTTCTAGCAGGAATTGATCACATACTGGAAAAACCAACAAATAATGGAAAAGAATGGATGGCTTCTATTTTTAAAACTAAATACAATATTGATCCACTAACAATAAGCCAAACACATTTAGGTTCCTATCGAAATCAAATCGAGTCAAATTATGGAATCATTAATAGTCATTTTTTCAATAATAAAAGATTAACATCTGTAGACTATTTAGTACTTAACAATAATTCAAATGGTAAAATAGATTTATTTTCATCATCTTTTTCATATAAAAACAATTCAGAAAGTGATGTTCAAATAGCTTTATTTTATGGAACTGAAATCGAAAACAAATATGATTACATAAAAAAGGTTCCATATTTTACAACTATCATAAAATCAGGAAAAAAATACGAACTATCTATTGATTCTAATCAAGAAATTTATTTATACACATTTGATAAAAACGGAAAACTAATTGATAATCAAGTTATTTCACCAACTAAAAAAAATCATGAATAATTATATGTTCAAATCTAAATACTAAATCTAAATAAACAATTTTCTAAATTTTAAAAATATAAGTCTAAAAACAAACTAGTATTTTGTTCAAAGATAATACGATACAAGTTCCAATTTGTATTAATACTTTTCGTCAGAAACAAAAAAACTATTTGTATATTTAACTGTTTCTAAACCTTCTAAGAACAATTGATTACAAACTTCATAAAGGAAAACTATGAAAATTTCTGCATCAATAAAAAGTTCTTTTCAACAGCACAACATAAATGTTGAAACTAATGGCAATGCAAAAAGTGTAACCATTAACTCAAAAGAAAATGGCTTTGGTTCTTCGGTTAACGGAGGCGAATTGTTATTTTTATCATTAGCCACTTGCTTTTGTAACGATTTATACAGAGAAGCTGCTAAACGAAACATGAACATTGACTCAATAGACATTATTGTTTCTGGTGAATTTGGTGGCGAAGGTGAACCCGCTAAAAGCATTACTTACGAAGTAGATGTACAAGCAAAAGAAAGTTCCAAAGCACAAATTCGTGATTTAGTTGAATCGGTAGATAAAATTGCCGAAATTCACAATACCTTACGACAAGGAATAAATATCAAATTGAAATAGTAAAAAATGGGATTTTTAGATTTTTTCAAAAAAAACAATTCAGAGAAAGAAAACTCCAATTCAATCAAGAACATCGATTCAAAATACGAAGAATCATGGAATTACAATTTTCTCGATTTACTTAAGAATGGTGAAACCGAACTATTAGAAAAACTTCGTAAAACGTATGCGCCATTAATGGCTGTAAATGATGATAAAACTGTTTTGTTGTTGTTTCGATTTTTCCAAGTTCAAGAATGGGAGAACGAAAGAAATGTTTTAAACTGCCATCCAGACAATGATAATTTTCAGTGTGGAATAACCATTGTAAAATTATTAGAAGATGGCGCTGCTTCAATGAGCAATGTCTATTTACCTAATAAAAACAGCTACAAAGAGTTACGAATTAACAACGACAAAGTTGAAATAGTTACAAATGATTATTCTGTTGTTACAACAAATGTATCCGAACTTTCTCAAAAGCTTTGGCTAAAATTCAAAGAAAATGAAATTGAAGAAGGTTATAACAATTTATGTAATGAAGTTATTGAAAAGCAAAAAAACAAAGTAAAAAATAAAACCATTCAACTTCCTTCTTTCAATGAATTAACATATAACGACGACTTTGAATGGTATGAAGGCGAAATAACATGGAATAACCGAAATATCGAGATTTCAATTCCTTTTTGTTCGCCAAAGAAACTGGAAAAAATAACTGCTTATGCCAATGATTTTTTAACCGGAAACTTTATCGAAAACATATTGTTGGAAACCGCTGAAAAAATGACCGAACTAAAAAATGATAATTGGTTAGAAATTGATGAAGCAACAGGAAAAGAAGAAAAGGAAATAAGTTCGGAAGAATTTAAAAATCGTATTTATGTAGAAGGTATAACTTTTAACAACGATGGCTCGGCTACCATTTACTGCAATGATGATGACATTTTTTGGGGACATAGTATTGAAATAAACGTAGACAAAAAAGGAAACTATTCCGATTCAAATATTGCGGGTTAAACAAAAAAACTTGAAAATTTTGTACGATTTTTTATTATTTTTGAAAGATATAAAATTGACGTTTATCATACCTATACACCCAAAATTGGGTTGCTAAGTATGATTTTGTCAGACATATAAACGAGTTGTGTGCTATTTTGGAAAAAGGAAGTGAAAACAATTAAAAATGTTTAGACATCAAGGCAAAACAAGAACTTTAAGCCATAATTTGCGAATCGCATCCTTATTATCTTTTGTCGCGGGAATTGTGAATGTTGCTGGATTTTTAGCAGTTCAAAAATTAACAACAAACGTAACTGGACATTTTGCATTTTTTGTGGACGAAATATTTAAATTGAACTTTTGGGGCGGATTTGTTTACTTTATATATATATTTTTCTTTTTTCTTGGTTCATTCGTTTCAAGCTATTTAGTAGAACTCATTTCGCAGAAAACCGAACGTAATATTTATGTCTTTCCAACATCAATAGAAATCTCAATATTATTCTCAATCGGAATATTTGGTGGAAATTTAATAATCGAAAATCAAAATATAATTGCATGCAGTTTATTGTTTGCTATGGGTTTACAGAATTCATTAGTAACCAAAATATCAAACGCAACTGTCAGAACAACACATTTAACAGGATTGTTTACCGATTTGGGAATAGAATTATCACAATTGTTTTTCTACAGAGAAACCGAAAAGAAAACTAAATTATATTCGTCGATTAAATTGAGATTGACAATAATAAGTTTCTTTTTTATCGGTGGAATAATTGGCGGAATATTTTACACAAAGATTGAACTAAAAGTCTTGCTTATTGCAGGAATTACTTTGTTGTTGGGTTTGATTTACGACAACATAAAACTGAAAATAATTATGCTAAACCGAAAATATAAACACTAAAAAAGAAAAACAGCACACAACAGCGGTTTGGCACAATAGCTATAAATCAATAAATAACAACGTTCGATTTTCCGCTGGAAAATCTTATCTTAGCAAGAAATAAATCGTTCACGCAGTCGCTACTCGTGAAGTTAGCAGTAAGCTAAAAAAAAAAAACGAAAACTTAGAATTACAATAAATTAAAACCAATTATTTTCTATAAAAATATGAACCAAAAAACCATTTGTCTAATCGGATTGTTCTTTTTTGTTGTGAGTTATATTATGTTTTCTCAAGGTTCAAAATTAGCATATTTTCAAAAACCAATAGATTTTGCACATTGGTTCAACTTAATAGGCGCAGTATTTCTTATTTCATTTAATAAAGTATTTCCAAAAAACAATCTTAATACTGTAGCTTCTTTTTTGACAACTCTGGGTGTTATTGCCCACATAGGCCTTTGTACTATTGATTTTATAATGTGGAGTTTTGGAAATGATGATATTGCTAAAGCACAATTAAGTGAACATATAAGTAATACTCCATCAATTTTGTTGCCGTTTATTATTATTGGTCCATCATTACTCTTTGTAGGATTAGCAGTGCACGCATCAAATTTTATCAAAACTAATCCTATAAGTTCATTAATGGTTATTATTGGTGCTCCAGCTGTCGGCTTTTCGTTTTTTATATTGAAAAATGGAATGTTTATGGTACTAAGCTGTTTACTTTTTGCTCTGGGACTGGTTTTACTTCTTTATCGTGAGGAAAAACAAAAAATATTAACTCAATAAAAAGCCTACTGCTAACAGCGGTTTGGCTCCATTACGCCTGTAAAGCACTATATTTATTGATATTTTTAGTTTTCAAACATCCATTAGTACAACATAAGTACAACAAATCAGAACTTTTTTACATGCTTGTAAATACCTCTTTTTTTAAGTTGTGCTTTGCGATTTATTTTTTGAAATTCTGCTAATCGTCCACAATAATATTCGTCTGTTGCTTTTGCAAATCCATTGATCAAAAGCAAATCATTCAAACACTCCCCTCCTGGCAAGATTACATATCCTAATTGTCTATTCCAATAATCGTAAAAGTTATCCTGTTCTGTAATTATCGTTACAGCCGTTTTAGGCGGTGCTACTTCCAAAACATAATGCAAGGCTTCCAATCCTAATTGGATTAAAAATTGGGCTGCTAAACGTGTTTTCTGTTCGTCCTCTTTCATCTTTCTATTGTACTTTACTTCTGGTGCATCTAAACCATATAGTCGTATCTCTTTTCGCAAACGAGTGAAAAGATTGCTAATGATTATGCTATCTCCATCTAAGACTTCATCTATTTGCCAATGGGTTTCCACTAAATAGGGTGCTTTTGCGTTGTATTGCATTGATTTTCAGTATTTTAAGTTATTGTAAATCAAAGATAATGAATGATATTTGAGTATAAAATTTCACTTAAATATTAACTTCTAAAATCTTTACAAAATGGCTAGACAGAAAGGCGTTTTAAAGTATGTGGGAACTCTTGGAGATGTTCGCCACTTTAAAATTAAAGGACAAGAAGGGTACTTTGCCGGAATGGTAGGTGGACCTTCAGGGGAGCAAGTTTTATCAGCTCCAGAATTTGAAAGAACTCGTGAGAACATGAACGAGTTTGGTGCTTGTGCTAAAGCAGGAAAATCCGTTAGAACTGGTTTATCACAAATCGTGAAGCAAATGTCTGATACGCAAGTAGCAGGACGTTTAACAGCTATCATGAAGAAAATCAATTTGGAAGACCAAACCGAAGCCAGAGGGTATCGTAAAATTGAGATTACCACTCAAAGAAATTACTTGGTAGGTTTTGAGTTTGACAAAAACACTTCCTTAAATGGTATTTTCAATGCTCCTTACAGTGTTACGCATGACCCAGCAAGAAACACTGCTGATTTTGTAATTCCTGCGTTTAATCCAGCGAATTTGATTAATGCTCCTGCAGGGGCTACTCACTTTAGATTGATTCACACGCTTTCTGTTGTGAGTGACTTTGCTTACAATGCTGTAACGAATAGTTATGATCCTATTGACACAGCACAAAATGAAGTGAGTGATGTTCAATTCAGCACTTTCTTGGATTTGTATGCTCCTGCAACTGCAACAACCATTACAGCAACTTTGCCAAATGGTATCACCCCATCAACAGATGTTACCGTTCTTCAAGGTATTGGAATTGAGTTCTACCAAAAAGTAGGTTCAAACTATTACTTATTTGCAACAGGTAACTGCTTGAAAATTGAGGACGCATTTTAAGAATCCTACTTACAAATCCCTCAGGAACTCTGAGGGATTTTTTGTTTTAACTTACTAATTCAATTCCCATGGAAACAAAAATCATTCGCGTAGCACAGGGCAAACAAAGTACATTAAGCCAATTATATATCAACGGAGTATTTCAATGCTATTTACTTGAGGATAAAATACGAACAGAAAAAATAAAGGAACATACTGCCATACCTACTGGAACCTATTCACTGCAGCTTAATACTTGGGGTGCAAAAAATGTCAATTACAAAAAAGCATTTGGAAAAGTTCACCAAGGTATGATTGAAATTACAGGATTACCAAATTTCAGTTATGTGTATATCCATACAGGAAATACGATTGAAGATACCGCTGGATGTCCTCTTTGTGGATTTGGGTTCCAACTTATCCAGGGCGATTACCGAGTTACGCAAAGTGTTATGGCTTACCAAATGATTTATCCTAAGCTAGTTGCATTAGCAAAGAACAAAGCAAACAAGATTAGTATCGAAAACAATTTCCAATTTTAAACTTGTAATGCCATGGAACAAGCTCCACAATTAATGGTACTTTTTGGAAGTTTAATAAGCTTATTATTATCGGTTGTAGCCTATTTTATCAAACAATTGCACACAGATTTCAAAAGAATGGAAAAAGACCTTGTTGAAGTAAAAACCATGGCATTATTAATTAAAACCGAGTTTAAAAGTAGCAGTGATTTACTGAACCAAAAAGTAGATTATTTAGAACACCGAGTACAAAAATTAGAATTATCCATCTTTAAAAATCACGAACATGAAAAGTAATGAAATGAATATCGTTCAAAGAGTAAAAGCTCCAACACCAAAGTTTTTCAAAGTATTGAGAACAATTGGTTTAGCCTTGGCAACTGTTGGAGGAACTATCATCGCTTCACCAATTGCATTACCGGCTGGATTAGTTGCAGCTGCAGGTTATTTGGTTTTGGGCGGTGGTGTTTTGTCGGCAGTATCGCAAACCGCTGTACAAGATGACGACGAACCGAGAGTTCCACAAGAAGACAGGGTACAATAAACCTAAATTTGCTTAAAAATTGCAATCAAAAGCTCCTAATTCAGGGGCTTTTTTTTGTTTTATACCCAATTGCTTCGCTTTTTCCAATTTTATTTAATTGGTGCGTTTATATTGCGGTTATGTATTGTTTTGCTTCGGGATTGGGATTGTTTTTGGAAATTTGATGAAATGGAAAAACCTAGCCCATCGGGGCCAGGTTTGTGTTATTTGTTTCTGTAACGGAGTAAGATGGCGTTACGGATTTCGTTGATTAAGTGGATGTTTTTTGCGTGGTGTGCTTCTTGTTCTTGCAGCAGCTTGAGTGCTTGGATGTTTTTGTGGTGCAGCTCGTGTTCACGCATCAATCGGGTGGCTTTTGGATTGAATTCTTTTTTGAATTCATAGAGAGATAAGAACGGAATAACCGAACCGCGAAGAAAAGGCATCCAGAATTTGGATTTCCATAGGCTCATGGCTATCCAAAAAATGTCCTCTTTTTGAGCTTCGGTTTGAAATACAAGTACAAAGCTGTTTGTAAAAGGCTCATTGCTAGGTTTTCCGCTATTCAGCCCTTTTGATAATACGAAAAAGTGCGGTTTGGCATAGTGCGCCCCAGGTTGGTGGGTTTTAATAAAAATTGTGTCCATAGTAAAAGGATTTAACAGGTTAACTTCCTTCGTCTTTCCTCCGTGATTGCCCGAAATGTGAATGGAAACCGAGATGATTACTCAATGTATTATTGTTTTTTATTGGATTTCGTGAATTCCGTTTCACTCCATTTCACACACTTTTTTGCAAAAGAAAAAAGGAAAAAAAAGAAAGCCGTCTTGCCTTGTGGAGGGTTTCAAAAAAGCAAGTTTTTCGGATAAAATACTACCCTACTGAGTAGTGTTCAGTGGACAGTTTTTAGTATTCAGGAAAGAAGTGAACTGGAAAATGAGGGTGGAGATTTTATCCGGAACCGAAGGCTTGAACTTGCTTTTTTGAATACCCGGAACAAACCTTTGGCTTCTTTTTTATCCTTTTTTTTGTAAAAATGTTTACCCCAAATGTTCTTATGAAATGGGGTTTTAGGGGTGTTCAATCGGGACTGTTGAACAAGGGTGTGGTTTTCTTTTTTTTGCTATACGACCTCGACTACGCTCGGTTTGACAATGTTTCTTTGTGAAGATGAGAAAAAAGAAAAACACACTCTTGTAGTAGTTTGATTTTTGAGGATGCTTTGAAAGTGTTCAGTATTCAGTTTTTAGTGTTCAGTTGAGAGCGTGAACTGGAAATGGGAAGCATCTTCAAAAAACAATGAAAATTACGTTAGCGGTAGCGTTCCTATTATTCTTCGGGTGGGTGCGGCTGGGAGCGGATATTTTACATAATAACCCTTATAACTTTCAGGGGGACTGCGTGGGGTGTTGGGAATGAATTATAAGGTTTATTATGTAATAATAGCTTGGGAGTGGTTTGCGCGTTGGGTTTCAGTTCTTGTTTTTTGAGTTGGGCAGTAAGTGGATAAAAAAAGGCGGACTGTGCGCGAGGGGTTGGGAAAACAGGGAGCCTTTTTTTATTGACTTACTATGGGGAAAACAAGTGCTGATGGCGGTGGGGAAAACCACTTGTGCGGCGGGGAGCGTTGGACTGGGTGGGCGAAAAGACTTTAGCGGTAGCGTTCCTATTTTATTTTAAAATAAATTAATTAGAAAAATAAAGCAAACGGCATCAATGGATTTAATAATACTTGGATTAGAAACGATTTTTGTGAAGCTGAATGAGATAATGAATATATACAAAAAAAAGATGCTTACTTAAAATAGTAAACATCTTTTTTGTACTATATAATTAACTTTAAAACTTCATCCTTTGTATTCTAACAGCATTTAAAATAGCCAATAATGCCACCCCAACATCTGCAAAAACGGCTTCCCACATAGTGGCTAAACCTCCTGCCCCAAGAATCAGAACAACAGCTTTTACTGTAAATGCTAAGCCTATATTTTGCCACACAATTTTCTTTGTTTTCTTACCTATGTTTATTGCCATTGCAATTTTACTTGGTTTATCATCTTGAATGACAACATCAGCGGTTTCTATGGTGGCATCGCTTCCTAAACCACCCATTGCTATTCCGACATTACTTAATGCGACCACTGGTGCATCGTTTACACCATCGCCAACAAAAGCAACTGTTTCTTTTTTTGCAATGATTTCTTTTACTTTATTTACTTTATCTTCGGGTAATAAATCTCCAAAAGCATTAGTGATTCCGAGTTTTTGAGCTACAAACTGGACAACTGTGGTTTTATCACCACTTAACATTGTGGTTTTTACTCCTAATGCTTTTAATTTATCAATTGTGATTTGTGCATCTTCTTTGATACTATCTGCAATGGTTAAATATCCAACAAATTTTTTATCGTAAGCTACAGCAATTAATGTATAAACGATACTTGATGGATCAATATCATACGAAATAGAGAATTTGTCCATTAGTTTGAAATTACCCACTAATAATTCTTTACCATTTACATAGGCTTTTAATCCGTGTCCTGATATTTCTTCTACATCTTTTAGCGTTATAGTACTATCAACATTTCCAACAAATTGATGAATGGCAGTTGCTACAGGGTGTGTACTTTGACTTTCTAAAACATTAACCAATTGCAAGATTTCATCTTTGTTGAAATCGGAATTAAAAATAACTTCTTGCACTTTAAAAACTCCTTCCGTCATTGTACCTGTTTTATCCATTACAACATTTTGAACCGAAGCCATAACATCAAGGTAGTTACTCCCTTTGAATAGTATTCCGTTTTTAGAAGCTGCACCAATTCCACCAAAATAGCCTAATGGAATACTAATTACTAAAGCACAAGGACAGGAAATTACTAAGAAAATTAATGCTCGATACAACCAGTCATTAAACTGATAATTTTCTACAAACAACATTGGAACAACACATATTGCAACGGCTAAAAACACAACAATTGGGGTATAAATTTTTGCAAATTTTCTAATAAACAATTCGGTTGGTGCTTTTTTAGCAGTGGCATCTTGCACCAATTCGAGAATTTTTGACAATTTACTATCCGTATAAGCAACAGTAACTTTTACTTGACAAACCGAATTTAAGTTTATCATTCCTGCTAAAACAGTTTCTCCTTTTGCTTTGGTGTCTGGTTTACTTTCGCCTGTTAATGCAGCTGTATTGAAAGAAGCAGTATCAGAAAGTAATTCGCCATCTAAACCTAATTTTTCACCTGCTTTTAGCTGTATAATATCTCCAATTTTAGCATTTGATGCTTTGATTGTTTTAGCTACATTATTTTCGAGAATAGTTACTTCGTCTGGTCGTTGGTCTAATAAGGTTTTAATATTGGCTTTAGCTCTTTTTACGGCTAATGCTTGAAAGATTTCGCCAATGGCATAAAATAACATTACTGCTACACCTTCGGGAAATTCGGCAATTGCAAAAGCACCGATTGTAGCAATACTCATTAATAGAAATTCTGAAAAAATATCGCCCTTTTTGATGCTTTCAAATGCATCTTTTATAACAGGAAAACCGACTGGAATGTACGCTAAAACATACCAACCTATTCTAATATAACCTGTAAACCAAGATGGGGTAAAATAGTTATCCAATCCAATGGCAAACATCAATAACACCAGGCTAATAATTGCTGGCAAAAACATTTGAAATGTGGATTTTACTGCGTTGGAATTGTCATGTTTATGTCCGTCATCATCAGAATGATGTTCACTATCATTATTAATCTTATCTTCTAATGAACAACAAATTTGTTTTCCTTCTTTGTCATAAATGTGTTGATGTTCCATATTATATAAATTAAGCGTTCAACTTTAAAATTTCTTGAATATCCTCTGGTATTTCCATTGTTTTTAAAGGTGGTACATTTGCTCCACCTGTATTACCTACAGGAATATGACCAACAAATGATTTTACACCACCTACCAATAATCTTGGGATTTGACCAACTATTTCTTTAGTGCTTTTTATTTTAATACCAAATTGTAACATTTTCCAATGAACAAAGGAATGCTCATAAGGATATTTTTGTCCGATGATGTGAGCACGTTCCAAATGATGCCAAGCTATTTGTAAGTCGTTTAACTTTAAATTTTCAGCAGCCAATTGCAATTCATTTTGATAGAATGATACTAATTCTTTTGGCATTATTGTATTAAATTTCATAATTGAGTTAACCTTAATTTTATAAACTTAGACTACTATTTTTTCTAATGATTATGTCCGTCATGGTTTTCTTCAGAATGGTCGTGTCCTTCATGGTTTTCAGTTTCATGATCATGACCTTCGTGGCTTTCAGCTTTTGCTTCTATTAATTCCATTTTACAAACAGGACAAGTTCCTTTTTCATCATAAGTTTTACCTTTTTCACAATCCATTGGGCATTCATAAGCAACTTTATGCACTTCACTCTCTTTATGATTGTGTCCTTCGTGTTCTGTTGCTGTTTTTGTAGTTTCATCTTTTTTATTGCAAGAAACCGTTGTACCTAAAGCTATGGCAAGTGCCATAATTAAAATTGATTTTTTCATTTGTTAATTGAATTTAGATTATAACTTAAATTAATAATTTTTAATGTTCGTGACCACCACCACCTTCGTTTTTGATTAAATGGCTTTGAATGTAATACGCTCCTTTTAAAACAATTTTTGCGTTTGGTTCAATTTTTTGAAGCAACGAAACTTGAGTATAACCTAATTGTGTGGTGCCTGATTTTACCTCAATACGTTGAAAATGGAATGTTTTTCCTTCTACTTCTTCGTGCTTGTCTCCATCTTCGTGATTATGTCCGTCTTTTTCATCGTGAGCTACTTCTTCTTTATGACCTTCTTCTAAAACAAAAACAAATTCTCTACCATCTGCTTTTATAATTGCTTCCGATGGTAAAGCTTTAACTGTATTTGCTCCTGCATCGATAAGTGCATTTACATACATTCCTGGTATTAATTTTTGTTGAAAGTTTGAAATATCAGCGTGTACGGCTACCGATTTTGTTTCGTTTTCGAATGATTTACCAACACTAAATATTTTTCCATTAATTTCTGTATTACCTTGATTAGTTAGGATAAAACGAACATTTTGACCTTGTTTTACTTTGAATAAATCTTTTTCGTACACTAATAAATCTACGTGTAATTTAGAATTATCGACTATATTCATTAAGGGTTTACCTGCTTCTACATTACTACCAATTTTAATATAAATTTCTGTAATATTTCCTGAAATTGGAGCAACAACTGGAACAGTTGCCGTAGTGTTTCCATTACCACTAATGTGTAAAGTATTCAATTGCTTTTGTAATGAATTAAACCTTGCTCTTTCAATTTCATAATCTGATTTAGTTTTTTGAAAAACTTTTTTAGAATTTACTTCTTCATCACTTAATGTTTTTTGTCTTTCAAATTCTAATTTTAGAAACTCTAAATTACTTTTTGAAGTTAGATAAGCTTCTTGAATTTTAGTAAATTCAGGACTTTCAATTGTAGCAATAGTTTGCCCTTTACTTACTCTTTGTCCCTCGATTACATTTATTGTTTTTACAATTCCTGTAGTAAAAACAGATACATCCGCTTGATTTTGTGGTGGTAACTTCGTATAGCCGTTAGCCTTAATTACTTCGCTTAAATTTTTATCTGAAAAAGTACCTAATGTTATACTTGATGCTTTAAACTGAGCTTCATTTAATTCAACTTCTTTAATTGTTGTTGGTTCTTTTTCTTCAGAATGGCTTTCTTCTGTATGAGCTTCACCATCTGTATGTACGTGTCCATCGCCTTCAGTATGACGCAAAGAAAAATATAAAATAATAGCAAGGATTATTGCTCCTACTATTGATGCATATATTATATTCGATTTTTTCATTTTACTTTTTATTATTGATTGATACTGTATTGAATTGTAATTATAGTTTGATTGTAATTATAAATCGCTTCGCTATAATTTAATTGAATTTGACTTGCTGT of Flavobacterium channae contains these proteins:
- a CDS encoding DUF6943 family protein encodes the protein MDTIFIKTHQPGAHYAKPHFFVLSKGLNSGKPSNEPFTNSFVLVFQTEAQKEDIFWIAMSLWKSKFWMPFLRGSVIPFLSLYEFKKEFNPKATRLMREHELHHKNIQALKLLQEQEAHHAKNIHLINEIRNAILLRYRNK
- a CDS encoding heavy metal translocating P-type ATPase, whose protein sequence is MEHQHIYDKEGKQICCSLEDKINNDSEHHSDDDGHKHDNSNAVKSTFQMFLPAIISLVLLMFAIGLDNYFTPSWFTGYIRIGWYVLAYIPVGFPVIKDAFESIKKGDIFSEFLLMSIATIGAFAIAEFPEGVAVMLFYAIGEIFQALAVKRAKANIKTLLDQRPDEVTILENNVAKTIKASNAKIGDIIQLKAGEKLGLDGELLSDTASFNTAALTGESKPDTKAKGETVLAGMINLNSVCQVKVTVAYTDSKLSKILELVQDATAKKAPTELFIRKFAKIYTPIVVFLAVAICVVPMLFVENYQFNDWLYRALIFLVISCPCALVISIPLGYFGGIGAASKNGILFKGSNYLDVMASVQNVVMDKTGTMTEGVFKVQEVIFNSDFNKDEILQLVNVLESQSTHPVATAIHQFVGNVDSTITLKDVEEISGHGLKAYVNGKELLVGNFKLMDKFSISYDIDPSSIVYTLIAVAYDKKFVGYLTIADSIKEDAQITIDKLKALGVKTTMLSGDKTTVVQFVAQKLGITNAFGDLLPEDKVNKVKEIIAKKETVAFVGDGVNDAPVVALSNVGIAMGGLGSDATIETADVVIQDDKPSKIAMAINIGKKTKKIVWQNIGLAFTVKAVVLILGAGGLATMWEAVFADVGVALLAILNAVRIQRMKF
- a CDS encoding DUF5675 family protein, coding for METKIIRVAQGKQSTLSQLYINGVFQCYLLEDKIRTEKIKEHTAIPTGTYSLQLNTWGAKNVNYKKAFGKVHQGMIEITGLPNFSYVYIHTGNTIEDTAGCPLCGFGFQLIQGDYRVTQSVMAYQMIYPKLVALAKNKANKISIENNFQF
- a CDS encoding YoaK family protein — translated: MFRHQGKTRTLSHNLRIASLLSFVAGIVNVAGFLAVQKLTTNVTGHFAFFVDEIFKLNFWGGFVYFIYIFFFFLGSFVSSYLVELISQKTERNIYVFPTSIEISILFSIGIFGGNLIIENQNIIACSLLFAMGLQNSLVTKISNATVRTTHLTGLFTDLGIELSQLFFYRETEKKTKLYSSIKLRLTIISFFFIGGIIGGIFYTKIELKVLLIAGITLLLGLIYDNIKLKIIMLNRKYKH
- a CDS encoding DUF2262 domain-containing protein — encoded protein: MGFLDFFKKNNSEKENSNSIKNIDSKYEESWNYNFLDLLKNGETELLEKLRKTYAPLMAVNDDKTVLLLFRFFQVQEWENERNVLNCHPDNDNFQCGITIVKLLEDGAASMSNVYLPNKNSYKELRINNDKVEIVTNDYSVVTTNVSELSQKLWLKFKENEIEEGYNNLCNEVIEKQKNKVKNKTIQLPSFNELTYNDDFEWYEGEITWNNRNIEISIPFCSPKKLEKITAYANDFLTGNFIENILLETAEKMTELKNDNWLEIDEATGKEEKEISSEEFKNRIYVEGITFNNDGSATIYCNDDDIFWGHSIEINVDKKGNYSDSNIAG
- a CDS encoding DUF3703 domain-containing protein, giving the protein MKFNTIMPKELVSFYQNELQLAAENLKLNDLQIAWHHLERAHIIGQKYPYEHSFVHWKMLQFGIKIKSTKEIVGQIPRLLVGGVKSFVGHIPVGNTGGANVPPLKTMEIPEDIQEILKLNA
- a CDS encoding thermonuclease family protein; the encoded protein is MQYNAKAPYLVETHWQIDEVLDGDSIIISNLFTRLRKEIRLYGLDAPEVKYNRKMKEDEQKTRLAAQFLIQLGLEALHYVLEVAPPKTAVTIITEQDNFYDYWNRQLGYVILPGGECLNDLLLINGFAKATDEYYCGRLAEFQKINRKAQLKKRGIYKHVKKF
- a CDS encoding efflux RND transporter periplasmic adaptor subunit encodes the protein MKKSNIIYASIVGAIILAIILYFSLRHTEGDGHVHTDGEAHTEESHSEEKEPTTIKEVELNEAQFKASSITLGTFSDKNLSEVIKANGYTKLPPQNQADVSVFTTGIVKTINVIEGQRVSKGQTIATIESPEFTKIQEAYLTSKSNLEFLKLEFERQKTLSDEEVNSKKVFQKTKSDYEIERARFNSLQKQLNTLHISGNGNTTATVPVVAPISGNITEIYIKIGSNVEAGKPLMNIVDNSKLHVDLLVYEKDLFKVKQGQNVRFILTNQGNTEINGKIFSVGKSFENETKSVAVHADISNFQQKLIPGMYVNALIDAGANTVKALPSEAIIKADGREFVFVLEEGHKEEVAHDEKDGHNHEDGDKHEEVEGKTFHFQRIEVKSGTTQLGYTQVSLLQKIEPNAKIVLKGAYYIQSHLIKNEGGGGHEH
- a CDS encoding heavy metal-binding domain-containing protein, producing MKKSILIMALAIALGTTVSCNKKDETTKTATEHEGHNHKESEVHKVAYECPMDCEKGKTYDEKGTCPVCKMELIEAKAESHEGHDHETENHEGHDHSEENHDGHNH
- a CDS encoding OsmC family protein; the encoded protein is MKISASIKSSFQQHNINVETNGNAKSVTINSKENGFGSSVNGGELLFLSLATCFCNDLYREAAKRNMNIDSIDIIVSGEFGGEGEPAKSITYEVDVQAKESSKAQIRDLVESVDKIAEIHNTLRQGINIKLK